The Anopheles coluzzii chromosome 2, AcolN3, whole genome shotgun sequence genome window below encodes:
- the LOC120951587 gene encoding zinc finger Ran-binding domain-containing protein 2: protein MSSAGYTKTESDGKRPSSNKNGDWTCPEPDCKNLNFARRNQCNRCGKERPNSGSKNGSTASDSDGGGSSSAGGKKKVGTEIGKAAAEKSRGLFSAEDWQCNKCANVNWARRHTCNICSAPRFCDVEERTGYGGGYNDRGVVEYKDRVESDDEYDEFGRRKKPKGKPKESSARAAQRRRSTDSEEEASQRYSARKEQQKQRHQDEESDDDGNEDDDEDEDDEDEGDEDLSKYNLWGSDEETAAKPVSKISNPATNHSKQQTSHRRSRSISRSRSRSPDRSRRSSDQRSSSKSTASSTSHGRSDSKRSSASRRHGRSRSRSYSRSRSRSRSRSPRSYRRNKDRRR, encoded by the exons ATGAGCAGTGCCGGATACACCAAAACCGAATCGGATGGAAAGCGACCATCCAGTAATAAGAATGGCGATTGGACTTGTCCGGAGCCCGA TTGTAAGAATCTAAATTTTGCCCGAAGAAACCAATGTAACCGGTGCGGCAAGGAGCGTCCCAACAGCGGTTCAAAGAATGGATCCACGGCTAGCGACTCCGACGGGGGCGGTAGCAGTAGCGCCGGGGGTAAAAAGAAAGTTGGCACCGAAATCGGCAAGGCAGCTGCCGAGAAGTCGCGCGGTCTGTTCAGCGCCGAAGACTGGCAATGCAATAAATGCGCTAACGTGAATTGGGCTCGACGGCACACATGCAACATCTGCAGCGCTCCACGGTTTTGCGACGTGGAGGAACGGACGG GCTACGGAGGAGGCTATAATGATCGTGGCGTCGTCGAGTACAAGGATCGCGTCGAGTCGGACGATGAGTATGATGAATTTGGACGCCGGAAGAAACCCAAAGGTAAACCGAAGGAATCAAGCGCCCGTGCCGCACAACGACGGCGGAGCACCGATTCCGAGGAGGAGGCAAGCCAGAGATACAGTGCGCGAAAAGAGCAACAGAAACAAAGACATCAGGACGAGGAGTCTGATGACGATGGTAACGAGGATGACGATGAGGATGaggacgacgaagacgaaggcGATGAGGATCTTTCCAAGTATAATCTGTGGGGATCGGATGAGGAAACTGCTGCAAAGCCAGTATCTAAGATTTCAAACCCTGCCACCAACCACAGCAAGCAACAAACTTCTCACCGCCGCTCACGATCAATTTCACGATCGAGATCGCGCAGTCCAGATCGCAGCAGGCGGTCGAGTGATCAACGTTCTTCTTCAAAATCGACCGCCTCGTCGACTAGTCACGGACGATCCGATTCCAAGCGCTCCAGTGCGTCCCGTCGCCATGGCCGGTCCAGATCACGGTCGTACTCGCGCTCGCGGTCACGATCCCGCTCGCGATCTCCTCGATCCTATCGACGCAACAAGGACAGGCGACGTTGA